Within the Puniceicoccales bacterium genome, the region AAATGCCGAAGTGGATAGCATATGAACTTCATCTATTATATATATTTTATAGCGGCATTGGCCGGGGAGGTAGTGGCATTCGTCGCGCAGATCTCTTATTTGTTCGACGGAGTTATGTGAAGCGCCATCTATCTCTATTACATCTATGCAGTTACCATCTAGAATTTCATTGATCAGGTGGGAATTTTTTGGGAGGTCGATGGATGGTGCGTCCTTTGCATTGAGGGCGGCAGCCAGGAGTCTCGCCGTTGAAGTTTTTCCGGTGCCTCTTGGGCCGACGAATAGGAATGAATGGGCCACTCGGCCGGCGACTATGGCATTCTCCAATGTTTTGATAACATGCTCCTGGCCAACGAGTTCTTTAAATGTTCTTGGTCGCCATCGGCGGGCTATTACCTGGTATTCCGTGTTCAATTTAAATTTATGGCATTCAAATTACCGAAAATTTCAATCAAAATTTGTATCTGGTTGCAATTTTAATAAATTTTATCAATGTCTTTGGAGATGAGGCAGTTGCTAGCGTTGGTGCTCTATGAATTTCGCACATTGTTTTTATCACCGGTGGCCTATGTGGTTGGATTGGCATTTTCGCTGCTTATGTCCTTGATCTTCTTATTTTTGCTGGACGACTATTCTCGATTTTCGCAGCCATGTCATTTGATGGTGCTATTTTTCAAATCCATGTGGCTGCCAACGGTATTTTTTTTGCCGGTGATTACGATGAGATCCGTTGCGTTGGAACGAGATAATGGCATGCTTGGCACATTTATTTTGTTGCCGATTCGGCGCATTTGGATTGTGCTTAGCAAATTTTTCGTGACCTACTTTTACTACATGATTTTGTGGCTGGGTATATCCACCTTTCCGTTCATTGCGAGGTGCATTTCGAGAGAATTGGCATTGTCATTGCAAATTACTGATAGCGTTATAATTAATGGTGGGATATTTTTTATTTTTTGCAGCAGTATGCTTTTCATATCCATTGGGATTTTCATAGGTTCGGTTGTGCCCAGCCAGTTGGCTTCCAGTGTGGCTAGTTTTGTGGTATTATTTTTCATTTTGGTTGTGGGACAGGTGTTACAATGTGCGGCTGTACAAAACTACTTCGATGGCATGCACATACAGAATGTTTCTGATATTATGAATGTGTTTATGCAGATTGAAGATTTTTGTAACGGCATTATTGACACGAGGGTGATTATATTTTATATAAGCGCGGCTTGTCTATGTTTATTTGCGACGGCCATGGTCATTGATAGACCATAGTCATTAATGAGATTTTTGGGAAAATTTATGATTTATTTGTTTGTATTTGGTTTGTTTATGTTTGGCAATGTTAGTGATGCGGCTGTGGCAGTTTTGTCAAAAAAATATGATAAAGTTGGACTTGAAAATCAGAAAAATTTTCATTCCGTAGGATCAATGGATGCTATATTAAATAGACGGAGTATTAGAAGTTATACATCGGAACCTGTTAATGGTGAACATGTAAGCATGATTTTAAAGGCTGGGTTTAGTGCACCATCGGCCATGGGGTCGAAGCCGTGGCATTTCATTGTTGTGGATGATCGGGTGATTTTGGATAGACTTGCTGAGAAGCATCATTACGCTGGCATGCTGCGATCGGCACCATTGGCAGTGCTGGTTTGTGGCGATAAGTCGTTGGAATCCATACCGGATAAATTTGAGCAAAACTGTTCTGCTGCTACGGAAAATATTTTGATAGCGGCCACGGCCTTAGGGCTCGGTTCTGTTTGGGTTGGTTGCTATCCGGATGTGGATGTGATGAAAGGTTTTAGAATGATATTAAATATTCCAGAAAAAATATTTCCGTTCGCCATAGTTCCTCTGGGGCATCCATTGCAAACTCTTTCTCCGAGAGATAATTATGATTCAGAGAGGGTGCATCTGAATGGATGGTGATTTATGATTAGATTACAAATTTTTTATTTTGTGCTTGCCTAATGGCTTTTTGGTTAATTTAAATGGGCATTGTTGTGAGACGAAATGGGTTCGCAGGTTTTTTTAGATAGGAGAGACGAGGGATAATGACAATTCTGTTTTGGGTGATTCCGGTAGTTGCGGTATTTGCGTTGATTGTGGCTAGATATTTTTACAATTCAATGATGCTTGAATCCGCTGGAACGGATAGAATGCAGGAGATCGCTGCCTATGTAAGGACCGGCGCATTGGCCTATTTGAAGCAGCAATATAAAGTTGTGGCTGTGGTATTTCTGATCCTTGCTGTTATTCTTGGAGTATTATCATTTGGTCTAGACTTGCAGAATGATTGGGTACCGTTTGCTTTTATTTCGGCAGGTATTTTTTCGGGTTTGGCAGGTTTTTTAGGAATGAAAACAGCCACAAATGCTTCATCGCGAACAGCTTTTGCAGCATCTAAATCGTTAAATGATGGGCTTCGGGTAGCCTTTAGGAGCGGTGCAGTGATGGGTCTAGTGGTGGTTGGATTAGCGTTGCTGGACTATTCGATTTGGTTTCTGATATTAGATATTTTTGAAGATGCCATAGATCCGTCGCAAAAACTGATAATCATAACTGGCACGATGCTCACCTTTGGCATTGGCACGTCTTTGCAGGCTCTTTTTGCCAGGGTCGGCGGTGGTATTTTCACCAAAGCTGCCGATGTGGGAGCTGATATGGTTGGAAAGATTGAGTCTGGCATTCCGGAGGATGATCCCAGGAATCCGGCGGTAATTTCTGATAATGTAGGCGATAATGTGGGCGATGTGGCCGGCATGGGTGCCGATTTATATGAGTCTTACTATGGATCCATTTTGGCTGCTGCGGCGTTGGGTGCAGTGGCATTTTTGGGCGATGGAGTGGAGATTCAGACGAAAGCCGTTCTCGCCCCGGCGCTTATAGGAGCCGTAGGTGTAATTTTATCCATAGTTGGTGTATTTTGCGTAAAAACTAAGGAAAATGCGACGACTTTGGAACTGCTTAGATCGCTAGGGTATGGAGTGAAGTTCAGTGCGGCCCTGATATTCATAGCATCATTCTTGATTCTATATCTTCTTGGCATACCGAACTATGTTGGCATATGGGGGGCTGTGGTTGTTGGTTTGATCACTGGCGAAATAATAGGAAAATCATCTGAATACTATACTTCTCAGGCCTATACTCCGACCCGGCGAATTGCTGGCCAATCTCAAACCGGTGCTGCGACAGTGATAATAAGCGGCATTGGTACGGGCATGATATCGACGGCCATACCGGTTGTGGCAGTGGTTTTGGGAACCATATTGGCCTTTGGATTTGCCACTGGGTTTGATCAAAGCAAGATGACCGTTGGATTATACGGCATATCCATAGCTGCCGTTGGAATGTTGTCTACTTTGGGCA harbors:
- a CDS encoding nitroreductase family protein, which produces MIYLFVFGLFMFGNVSDAAVAVLSKKYDKVGLENQKNFHSVGSMDAILNRRSIRSYTSEPVNGEHVSMILKAGFSAPSAMGSKPWHFIVVDDRVILDRLAEKHHYAGMLRSAPLAVLVCGDKSLESIPDKFEQNCSAATENILIAATALGLGSVWVGCYPDVDVMKGFRMILNIPEKIFPFAIVPLGHPLQTLSPRDNYDSERVHLNGW
- a CDS encoding sodium-translocating pyrophosphatase translates to MTILFWVIPVVAVFALIVARYFYNSMMLESAGTDRMQEIAAYVRTGALAYLKQQYKVVAVVFLILAVILGVLSFGLDLQNDWVPFAFISAGIFSGLAGFLGMKTATNASSRTAFAASKSLNDGLRVAFRSGAVMGLVVVGLALLDYSIWFLILDIFEDAIDPSQKLIIITGTMLTFGIGTSLQALFARVGGGIFTKAADVGADMVGKIESGIPEDDPRNPAVISDNVGDNVGDVAGMGADLYESYYGSILAAAALGAVAFLGDGVEIQTKAVLAPALIGAVGVILSIVGVFCVKTKENATTLELLRSLGYGVKFSAALIFIASFLILYLLGIPNYVGIWGAVVVGLITGEIIGKSSEYYTSQAYTPTRRIAGQSQTGAATVIISGIGTGMISTAIPVVAVVLGTILAFGFATGFDQSKMTVGLYGISIAAVGMLSTLGITLATDAYGPIADNAGGNAQMSGLGDEVRVRTDALDSLGNTTAATGKGFAIGSAALTALALIASYVTGIKVGLMKIGQNFVIVSGESIPVSDATMNDFMSYYGVHLLNPKVLMGLFVGAMMSFLFCGFTINAVGRAASSMVDEVRRQFKEISGIMDGSAVPDYARCVTIATYAAQREMIVPALCAIIVPVAMGFVFGVPGVIGLLGGSLSSGFVLAIFMANSGGAWDNAKKYIEEGAMGGKGSEAHKASVIGDTVGDPFKDTAGPSLNILIKLMAMVSLVVVGATVAYSIF